One genomic window of Octopus bimaculoides isolate UCB-OBI-ISO-001 chromosome 2, ASM119413v2, whole genome shotgun sequence includes the following:
- the LOC106876995 gene encoding uncharacterized protein LOC106876995, protein MKHIAIAVASSGIAAILLKIRAILAPKNVGVDDLSLKLLEQLPGERHIYNSIDAVLNINEAVNYPVEFLNSLTPPGVPPHSLHLEIGAPAMLLRNLDPPKLCNGIRLIIKKMPTILKTTILTGKASGEPVLIPSIPLIPLDMPFQYKCLQFPLKLSFAMSINKAQEQSLNVVGLNLAEPVFSYGQLYVGCSRVGNPNHLFIYAPQGKNKNVY, encoded by the exons ATGAAGCACATTGCCATAGCAGTGGCGTCAAGTGGAATAGCTGCAATTCTG CTGAAAATCCGTGCCATTTTAGCTCCAAAGAATGTGGGAGTTGATGATCTAAGTTTGAAACTTCTGGAACAGTTGCCAGGTGAGCGTCACATCTACAATTCCATTGACGCTGTACTCAACATTAATGAAGCTGTGAATTATCCAGTTGAATTCTTGAATAGTCTAACACCACCTGGTGTCCCACCTCACAGCTTGCACCTCGAGATTGGAGCACCAGCTATGCTGCTTCGAAACCTCGATCCACCAAAGCTTTGCAATGGCATACGACTTATAATAAAGAAGATGCCAACAATCTTGAAGACAACAATTTTGACTGGTAAAGCAAGCGGTGAGCCTGTATTAATTCCTAGCATTCCACTTATTCCCTTGGATATGCCTTTCCAATACAAGTGCTTGCAATTCCCGTTGAAACTGAGCTTTGCAATGAGCATTAACAAGGCCCAAGAACAGTCCTTGAACGTGGTAGGTCTGAACCTTGCGGAACCAGTTTTCTCCTATGGTCAACTTTATGTGGGATGCTCAAGAGTCGGCAATCCTAATCACTTGTTTATTTATGCCCCACAAGGAAAGAACAAAAATGTCTATTAA